Proteins encoded by one window of Bacillus sp. DTU_2020_1000418_1_SI_GHA_SEK_038:
- the mreBH gene encoding rod-share determining protein MreBH, translated as MISTSELGIDLGTANILVYSKNKGITFNEPSVVALDANTKKVLAVGKEAKEMIGKTPGRIIAIRPLKDGVIADYDTTTEMLRYVIAKATKKAGFAIRKPNVVICTPSGSTSVERRAIHDAVRHAGAKHVHLIEEPVAAAIGAGLPVDEPIANVVVDIGGGSTEVAIISYGGVVACHSIRVGGDRLDEDIIQYVRKDFNVLIGERTAEKVKMEIGYALIDHEELQMEIRGRDLVTGLPKTITLSSYAIRDAIKESLLHILEAIRATLEESPAELSGDIVDRGVILSGGGALINGMQQWLSKEISVPVHLAPSPLESVAIGTGKALKYIGKLQTAIK; from the coding sequence ATGATATCAACTTCTGAATTAGGCATTGATTTAGGAACAGCTAATATCTTAGTATATAGTAAAAATAAAGGAATCACTTTTAATGAACCTTCTGTTGTAGCGCTTGATGCGAATACGAAAAAGGTGTTGGCTGTAGGAAAAGAAGCAAAGGAAATGATCGGGAAAACACCCGGAAGAATTATTGCCATTCGCCCATTAAAGGATGGTGTTATAGCTGACTATGATACGACTACTGAAATGCTGCGCTATGTAATTGCAAAAGCTACTAAAAAGGCTGGCTTTGCCATTAGAAAACCTAATGTAGTAATTTGTACTCCATCAGGATCTACAAGTGTTGAAAGAAGAGCCATTCATGATGCTGTTCGTCATGCTGGGGCAAAACATGTTCATTTAATAGAGGAGCCCGTAGCAGCGGCGATTGGGGCTGGTTTGCCTGTAGATGAACCAATAGCCAATGTTGTAGTGGACATTGGCGGCGGGTCGACAGAAGTAGCTATTATTTCCTATGGTGGCGTTGTGGCCTGTCATTCCATCCGAGTAGGCGGTGACAGGTTGGATGAAGATATTATCCAATATGTTCGAAAAGATTTTAACGTTTTAATTGGAGAACGGACTGCCGAAAAAGTAAAAATGGAAATAGGTTATGCACTCATAGACCACGAAGAGTTACAAATGGAAATTCGCGGACGGGATCTTGTTACAGGCCTTCCCAAAACCATTACTTTATCATCCTATGCCATTCGGGATGCTATTAAAGAATCGTTGCTTCACATACTTGAGGCCATTCGCGCCACTTTAGAAGAGAGTCCTGCTGAATTGTCGGGAGATATTGTAGATAGAGGCGTTATTCTATCAGGCGGAGGCGCACTTATTAACGGAATGCAGCAATGGCTTTCTAAAGAGATTTCTGTTCCAGTTCATCTTGCGCCAAGTCCACTTGAATCTGTGGCAATTGGGA